The Trichosurus vulpecula isolate mTriVul1 chromosome 3, mTriVul1.pri, whole genome shotgun sequence genome includes a window with the following:
- the LOC118841392 gene encoding 40S ribosomal protein S2-like, with translation MADDAGAAGGAGGPGGPGVGGQGGFRGGFGSGGRGRGRGRGRGREARGGKAEDKEWVPVTKLGRLVKDMKIKSLEEIYLFSLPIKESEIIDFFLGSSLKDEVLKIMPVQKQTRAGQRTRFKAFVAIGDYNGHVGLGVKCSKEVATAIRGAIILAKLSIVPVRHGYWGNKIGKPHTVPCKVTGRCGSVLVRLIPAPRGTGIVSAPVPKKLLMMAGIDDCYTSARGCTATLGNFAKATFDAISKTYSYLTPDLWKETVFTKSPYQEFTDHLVKTHTRVSVQRTQAAAVATT, from the coding sequence ATGGCGGACGACGCCGGTGCTGCAGGAGGTGCGGGAGGCCCCGGGGGCCCCGGAGTCGGAGGTCAGGGTGGCTTCCGCGGTGGCTTCGGCAGTGGGGGCCGAGGTCGAGGCCGGGGCCGTGGCCGGGGCCGCGAAGCCCGGGGAGGAAAGGCTGAAGACAAGGAGTGGGTTCCTGTCACCAAGCTGGGCCGCCTAGTCAAGGACATGAAGATCAAGTCTTTGGAAGAGATCTATCTTTTCTCACTCCCGATCAAGGAGtctgagatcatagatttcttcCTGGGATCTTCATTGAAGGATGAGGTTCTGAAGATCATGCCTGTCCAGAAACAAACTAGAGCTGGGCAACGTACTAGGTTCAAGGCTTTTGTGGCCATCGGTGACTACAATGGCCATGTTGGTCTGGGTGTCAAGTGCTCCAAGGAAGTGGCCACAGCTATTCGTGGTGCTATCATTCTGGCCAAGCTGTCCATTGTTCCTGTGAGACATGGCTACTGGGGGAACAAGATTGGCAAGCCTCACACAGTGCCCTGCAAGGTCACTGGGCGATGTGGATCGGTTCTGGTGCGCCTGATCCCCGCTCCTAGAGGTACTGGCATTGTCTCAGCTCCTGTGCCTAAGAAACTCCTGATGATGGCTGGAATTGATGACTGCTATACTTCTGCAAGAGGCTGTACTGCCACTCtgggcaactttgctaaagctacctttgatgccatctccaaaacatacagctatctAACCCCAGACCTGTGGAAGGAGACTGTGTTCACTAAGTCTCCCTATCAGGAATTCACCGACCATCTTGTGAAGACTCACACTCGAGTGTCTGTCCAGAGGACCCAGGCAGCTGCTGTGGCAACCACATAG